A DNA window from Paenibacillus segetis contains the following coding sequences:
- a CDS encoding RidA family protein translates to MNRITTPFSYSSAVIAGDYVFLGLHRGFGETFTQQMHDTFGHLQKTLLQCNASLDQVVKVNVYLKDIKDLPEMEKVFCDYFETDKFPARMTSTTEFFDADCLMMIDGVAYNPKSE, encoded by the coding sequence GTGAATCGAATCACAACACCATTCAGTTATTCATCGGCAGTTATAGCGGGGGATTATGTATTTTTAGGATTACATAGAGGGTTTGGTGAAACCTTCACTCAACAGATGCATGACACCTTTGGCCATCTACAAAAGACACTGCTTCAATGCAATGCTTCATTGGATCAAGTCGTGAAGGTTAACGTGTATCTTAAGGACATAAAAGATTTACCCGAAATGGAAAAGGTATTTTGTGATTATTTTGAAACAGATAAATTTCCAGCCAGAATGACCTCAACAACTGAGTTTTTTGATGCTGATTGCCTTATGATGATTGATGGAGTAGCCTATAATCCAAAATCGGAATAA
- the remB gene encoding extracellular matrix regulator RemB, with product MYIHLGGERVIFSSELIAIFDISIEKSSKVSKQFVTHALQEKNLVRIGEEEAKSIVVTKNMVYYSPISSATLKKKANIIFAV from the coding sequence ATGTATATTCATTTGGGCGGGGAAAGGGTTATTTTCTCCTCAGAACTGATCGCAATTTTTGATATCTCCATCGAGAAATCATCCAAGGTTTCCAAACAGTTTGTAACTCATGCGCTACAAGAGAAGAACCTGGTGCGAATCGGAGAGGAAGAAGCAAAATCCATTGTCGTGACCAAGAATATGGTATATTACTCACCCATTTCCTCTGCAACACTGAAGAAAAAAGCTAACATAATTTTTGCTGTCTAA
- a CDS encoding bifunctional 4-hydroxy-2-oxoglutarate aldolase/2-dehydro-3-deoxy-phosphogluconate aldolase: MKKIKVLQNITSVGVVAVIRADTPEVAVKMSEACIAGGLNNIEVTFTTPHADQVIEELVQKFAGQAVIGAGTVLDPLTARIAIMAGAEFVVSPSFEVETAKMCNLYGVPYMPGCMTLNEMKDALKLGVDVLKLFPGSAFGPDFVKAVKGPMPHVNIMPTGGVDLDNMGQWIKNGCIAVGIGGNLTAPAKDGRYDLVTELAAKYVTKFKEVTQTDTQWSLTK; this comes from the coding sequence ATGAAAAAAATCAAAGTACTGCAGAATATTACCTCTGTCGGCGTTGTGGCTGTGATCAGGGCTGATACTCCGGAAGTAGCTGTTAAAATGTCAGAAGCCTGCATAGCAGGTGGATTGAACAATATTGAAGTGACCTTTACTACACCACATGCTGATCAAGTGATTGAAGAGTTGGTTCAGAAGTTTGCAGGGCAAGCAGTGATCGGTGCGGGTACAGTTCTGGATCCACTGACGGCTAGAATTGCTATTATGGCAGGTGCTGAATTTGTAGTAAGTCCTTCCTTTGAGGTGGAGACAGCTAAGATGTGTAACCTTTACGGGGTACCTTATATGCCTGGCTGCATGACACTGAATGAAATGAAAGATGCTTTGAAATTAGGGGTAGATGTGCTGAAACTATTCCCTGGTAGCGCCTTTGGACCTGACTTCGTTAAGGCAGTTAAAGGCCCTATGCCACATGTGAACATCATGCCTACGGGTGGAGTCGATTTGGATAATATGGGGCAATGGATTAAGAATGGGTGTATCGCAGTGGGGATTGGCGGAAATCTGACTGCCCCGGCCAAAGATGGTCGGTATGATCTAGTTACCGAGTTAGCTGCTAAATATGTAACGAAATTTAAAGAGGTAACTCAAACAGATACTCAATGGTCACTGACAAAATAG
- a CDS encoding YheC/YheD family protein, translating to MTIQRVASKWEKTRIIKQKELLTHYIPETRKYSLDHLKNMLLTHEIVYLKPDRGTYGIGVMSVENWKDELSSDSPQQFKFRHGIQSQVYPTIEELHAVLVDKIGKREYLIQKGITMLTYRRRKFDIRALVQKTPQGNWETTGFIARVAAPNKIITNHHGGGTIQPIEDMLGFYLAPKEFADLYKEMKLVGVQVAAQLNRKLPNLKEIGLDIAIDEQFHIWILEVNTLPALYPFKILRDKTIYKKIRRYAIAYGRLKATSNQ from the coding sequence TTGACGATTCAACGAGTAGCGAGCAAATGGGAAAAAACGAGAATTATAAAACAAAAGGAACTGCTCACACACTATATCCCTGAAACACGCAAGTATTCTTTGGATCACCTAAAAAATATGTTACTCACACATGAGATCGTTTACTTAAAACCAGATCGGGGAACGTATGGTATCGGCGTAATGAGTGTGGAGAACTGGAAGGATGAATTATCCTCGGATAGTCCTCAGCAGTTCAAATTCAGACACGGAATTCAAAGCCAAGTGTACCCTACGATTGAAGAACTTCATGCCGTACTTGTAGATAAAATAGGCAAAAGAGAATACCTAATTCAAAAAGGAATCACGATGCTTACGTACAGAAGGCGAAAATTTGATATTCGTGCCTTAGTACAAAAAACTCCGCAAGGAAACTGGGAGACAACTGGCTTCATCGCTCGTGTTGCCGCCCCAAACAAGATCATTACGAACCATCATGGTGGGGGCACCATTCAGCCTATAGAAGATATGCTTGGTTTTTATCTTGCACCAAAGGAATTTGCCGATCTTTACAAAGAAATGAAACTGGTTGGTGTCCAAGTAGCCGCTCAGTTAAATCGCAAACTACCAAATCTCAAAGAAATTGGCCTCGACATCGCAATAGATGAGCAATTTCATATCTGGATATTGGAAGTTAATACACTACCCGCTCTCTATCCGTTTAAAATTTTACGAGACAAAACTATTTATAAAAAAATTCGCCGATATGCCATCGCTTATGGACGATTAAAGGCAACCTCCAATCAATGA
- the gyrA gene encoding DNA gyrase subunit A, translating to MAEEKFSQITDRDIGVEMRESFMDYAMSIIVSRALPDVRDGLKPVHRRILFAMSELGMYPDKPYKKSARIVGEVIGKYHPHGDSAVYETMVRMAQDFSMRNMLVDGHGNFGSIDGDFAAAMRYTEARLSKIAMEMLRDINKETVDFMPNYDGEEHEPVVLPARYPNLLVNGVSGIAVGMATNIPPHNLGEVIDGVQALIENPEITSLELMDYIQGPDFPTAGYVIGRSGIRQAYTTGRGSVTMRAKAIIEENNNKARIIVYELPYQVNKARLVEKIAELVREKRIEGITDLRDESDRTGMRVVIELRRDVNPSVVLNNLYKHTALQSTFGINMLAIVNNQPKILTLKEVLYHYLQHQIEVIRRRTEFDLKKAEARAHILEGLRIALDHLDEVIALIRGSQTAEIARNGLMERFGLSLEQAQAILDMRLQRLTGLEREKIESEYNELLQKIAEYREILANESLVLQIISEELQEIRERFADARRTEITVGEDSILDEDLIPQEEVVITITHTGYIKRLPVTTYRSQKRGGRGVVGMDTKDNDFVEHLFVTNSHHYLMFFTDRGKAYRLKAYEIPELGRTARGTPIINLIQIEQGETVNAVVPVEKFDEDKYLFFATRQGVVKKTPIEDYINIRKGGLIAVNLREDDTLIDVRLTDGQQELIMGTAQGMSIRFPESDVRSMGRAATGVKGITLSEDDELIGMEIVVPDQDVLIVTTKGYGKRTPVSDYRIQGRGGKGIKTINVTDKNGPVVGLKVVKDDEDLMIITSSGTLIRTSMEGISTMGRYTQGVKLINIREDDSVATVCRSDKNEDSEDLGEESGEGFIESTPEGASDQGDFVQETDESGSESESSSESEE from the coding sequence ATGGCGGAAGAAAAATTCTCGCAAATCACAGATCGGGACATTGGTGTAGAAATGCGCGAATCCTTTATGGATTATGCGATGAGCATTATTGTCAGTCGTGCTTTGCCGGATGTAAGGGATGGACTGAAGCCGGTGCATCGGCGTATTTTGTTCGCGATGTCGGAACTGGGTATGTATCCGGATAAGCCATATAAGAAATCGGCGAGAATCGTCGGTGAAGTTATTGGTAAGTACCACCCTCACGGAGATTCGGCAGTTTATGAAACGATGGTTCGTATGGCCCAGGATTTCTCTATGCGAAATATGCTTGTAGACGGACATGGTAACTTTGGTTCGATCGACGGCGACTTCGCAGCAGCAATGCGTTATACAGAAGCTCGGCTGTCCAAGATAGCTATGGAAATGCTTCGTGATATTAATAAAGAAACCGTTGATTTCATGCCGAACTACGATGGTGAAGAACATGAGCCTGTCGTATTACCGGCGCGGTATCCAAACTTGCTTGTAAATGGTGTATCCGGAATCGCGGTTGGGATGGCAACGAATATCCCACCTCACAATTTGGGAGAAGTCATCGATGGTGTACAAGCGTTAATTGAGAACCCTGAGATCACTTCGCTAGAGCTAATGGATTATATCCAAGGTCCGGACTTCCCGACTGCTGGTTATGTCATCGGGCGTTCAGGTATTCGTCAAGCTTATACCACGGGCCGTGGCTCGGTTACAATGCGGGCGAAGGCAATTATCGAAGAGAACAACAATAAAGCTCGCATTATTGTTTACGAGCTACCTTATCAAGTGAATAAAGCGCGTTTGGTTGAGAAGATTGCGGAATTGGTTCGTGAGAAGAGAATCGAAGGTATTACCGATTTGCGCGATGAATCAGACCGTACTGGGATGCGGGTAGTGATTGAGCTGCGTCGAGATGTGAATCCAAGTGTTGTGCTGAACAATTTGTACAAGCATACAGCGCTTCAGAGCACATTCGGTATTAACATGCTAGCTATTGTTAATAATCAACCGAAAATCTTGACGTTGAAGGAAGTTCTCTATCACTATTTACAACATCAAATCGAAGTTATCCGTCGTCGTACGGAGTTTGATCTCAAAAAAGCTGAGGCGCGGGCTCATATTTTAGAGGGTCTACGTATTGCACTGGATCATTTGGACGAAGTTATTGCATTAATCCGCGGTTCACAGACAGCAGAAATTGCTCGAAATGGATTGATGGAACGCTTTGGACTAAGTCTGGAGCAAGCTCAGGCTATTCTTGATATGCGTCTACAACGATTAACAGGGTTAGAACGTGAGAAGATTGAGAGCGAATATAACGAGCTTCTGCAGAAAATTGCTGAGTATCGGGAAATCCTGGCTAACGAATCACTGGTACTGCAAATTATTAGTGAGGAACTTCAGGAGATTCGCGAGCGGTTTGCTGATGCTCGCCGTACTGAGATCACAGTGGGTGAAGATAGCATTCTGGATGAAGACTTGATTCCACAAGAGGAAGTCGTGATCACGATTACTCATACGGGTTATATCAAGCGTCTACCAGTAACGACATACCGCAGTCAGAAGCGTGGTGGCCGAGGTGTCGTAGGGATGGATACGAAAGATAATGATTTCGTAGAGCATCTGTTTGTAACGAATTCTCACCACTATTTGATGTTCTTTACCGATCGCGGGAAAGCATATCGTCTCAAAGCCTATGAGATCCCTGAATTGGGCCGTACGGCACGTGGGACGCCAATTATTAACTTAATTCAAATCGAACAAGGTGAAACTGTGAATGCAGTTGTTCCGGTAGAGAAGTTCGATGAGGATAAATATCTATTCTTTGCTACCCGTCAAGGGGTCGTTAAGAAGACACCGATCGAAGATTACATTAATATCCGCAAAGGCGGTCTGATTGCCGTAAACCTACGGGAAGATGATACATTAATTGATGTAAGATTGACGGATGGACAGCAAGAATTGATTATGGGTACGGCGCAAGGTATGTCGATTCGTTTCCCTGAGAGTGATGTACGTTCGATGGGAAGAGCGGCTACCGGTGTCAAAGGTATTACCTTATCCGAAGATGATGAACTGATCGGAATGGAAATTGTAGTTCCGGACCAGGATGTCCTGATCGTAACCACCAAAGGTTACGGCAAACGGACTCCAGTCTCAGATTATCGTATCCAAGGCCGTGGCGGTAAAGGGATTAAGACCATTAATGTTACCGACAAGAACGGTCCGGTGGTTGGCCTGAAGGTCGTCAAGGACGATGAGGATTTGATGATTATTACGAGCAGCGGAACACTGATCCGTACGAGCATGGAGGGAATCTCCACCATGGGTCGTTATACACAAGGTGTGAAACTGATCAATATCCGTGAGGATGATTCTGTAGCGACGGTATGTCGTTCGGATAAGAATGAAGATTCTGAGGATTTAGGTGAAGAATCAGGGGAAGGGTTTATTGAATCTACCCCAGAGGGCGCCTCTGACCAAGGAGATTTCGTTCAAGAGACTGATGAATCAGGGTCTGAATCGGAATCTTCATCAGAATCTGAAGAATAA
- a CDS encoding HD-GYP domain-containing protein, whose protein sequence is MAIFPVSDLKIGMKIIDDVHTSLGARLMPKGKVLLPRDLEILRAFMIQQVAVEEIHNTSMGETAKIKRVGTQTGGSSTEAATTDLLYQEYDRMLSLLKNAFQSVLASELPIYELRHQLEALIKNLKFYKVLTFTPRNMNEYDYIYHNAILSSLTSYLLAKWHGLPQKDWMQVAFAGLLHDIGNTKIDSTILHNPNMLSGAELEEMRMHTTYGYQLLRKTAAVNEGVRLTALQHHEKMDGTGYPFHLTEEKIHIYARIVAIADIFHAMTLNRRYRKAKSPYLVLEQIKSEAFGKLDPGVVQTFIDKVTQFHNGMRVRLSNDNIGEIVFSDRNHPTRPMVSVKGQIVNLIQEKGLHIEEVLS, encoded by the coding sequence ATGGCTATTTTCCCTGTATCGGATTTAAAAATCGGAATGAAGATTATAGATGACGTACATACTTCACTTGGAGCTCGTCTGATGCCAAAAGGGAAGGTACTGCTGCCAAGAGACTTAGAGATTCTACGCGCCTTTATGATTCAACAGGTTGCTGTAGAGGAAATACATAATACTTCTATGGGGGAAACGGCAAAAATAAAACGGGTTGGTACTCAAACTGGGGGTTCTTCAACGGAGGCAGCCACAACTGATCTACTCTATCAGGAGTATGACCGGATGCTCTCTTTATTAAAGAATGCATTTCAATCTGTTCTAGCGTCTGAACTTCCAATTTATGAATTGCGTCACCAATTGGAAGCTTTAATTAAGAATTTGAAATTTTATAAAGTCTTGACGTTTACTCCACGTAATATGAACGAATACGATTATATATACCATAATGCAATTCTCTCATCTCTTACATCCTATTTATTGGCTAAGTGGCACGGACTGCCTCAAAAGGACTGGATGCAAGTGGCTTTTGCCGGGTTGTTACATGATATTGGTAACACCAAAATAGATTCTACTATTCTCCACAATCCCAATATGCTCTCTGGGGCCGAGTTAGAGGAAATGCGCATGCATACGACTTATGGTTACCAGTTGCTTCGTAAGACTGCAGCAGTCAACGAGGGGGTGCGTCTAACAGCTCTACAGCATCATGAGAAGATGGACGGCACGGGGTATCCATTTCATCTTACGGAGGAGAAGATCCATATCTATGCGAGAATTGTAGCAATTGCCGACATATTTCATGCTATGACGCTGAATAGAAGATATCGTAAGGCCAAATCTCCTTATTTAGTGTTAGAACAAATCAAGTCGGAGGCATTTGGTAAGTTAGATCCAGGTGTTGTTCAGACATTTATTGATAAGGTAACACAGTTCCACAATGGAATGAGAGTGCGTCTTAGCAATGATAATATAGGGGAGATTGTCTTCTCCGACCGAAATCATCCTACACGACCGATGGTATCTGTGAAAGGACAAATTGTTAACCTGATTCAGGAAAAAGGGCTTCATATTGAAGAAGTCTTGTCCTAG
- the gyrB gene encoding DNA topoisomerase (ATP-hydrolyzing) subunit B → MSMNEQSYDESQIQVLEGLEAVRKRPGMYIGSTSARGLHHLVWEVVDNSIDEALAGFATKIDVIVHQDNSVTVIDNGRGIPVGVQAKLKRPALEVVMTVLHAGGKFGGGGYKVSGGLHGVGVSVVNALSEKLVVEVKREGHIHQQEYRRGAPQYDLRVIGDTEETGTKTTFHPDPEIFTETTVYDYNTLLTRIRELAFLNKGINMSLTDERTGASDVFHYEGGIKEYVKYLNQNREALHEQPIYVEGQRDMIQIEVALQYNDSYTENIFSFANNINTHEGGTHESGFKSALTRIINDYARKNGLIKDNDSNLTGDDVREGLTAIISVKIPEPQFEGQTKTKLGNSEVRGIVESLFAEKLQEFMEENPAVSRRILDKGLQASRAREAARKARELTRRKSALEVSALPGKLADCSSKDASISELYIVEGDSAGGSAKQGRDRHFQAILPLRGKILNVEKARLDRILGNAEIRAIITALGTGIGEEFDISKARYHKVILMTDADVDGAHIRTLLLTFFFRYMRKIIEAGYIYIAQPPLFKVERNKVIRYAGSEKERDEIIAEFGENAKFNIQRYKGLGEMNASQLWETTMDPESRTMQQVSISDAMLADTIFDTLMGDNVEPRRDFIHEHAQYVKNLDI, encoded by the coding sequence ATGTCTATGAACGAACAATCGTATGATGAGAGTCAGATACAGGTACTAGAAGGTTTGGAAGCTGTTCGCAAACGGCCTGGGATGTATATTGGTTCTACCAGCGCTCGTGGGCTACACCATTTGGTCTGGGAAGTCGTGGACAATAGTATTGACGAAGCACTAGCTGGCTTTGCAACTAAAATTGATGTGATTGTGCATCAAGATAACAGTGTAACTGTTATTGATAATGGTCGTGGTATTCCAGTAGGTGTACAAGCTAAATTGAAACGTCCAGCCCTTGAGGTTGTTATGACAGTTCTTCATGCCGGCGGTAAATTCGGCGGTGGAGGATACAAAGTATCCGGTGGTCTTCATGGGGTAGGTGTGTCCGTAGTTAATGCCTTGTCGGAGAAACTGGTTGTTGAAGTTAAGCGTGAAGGGCATATTCATCAACAAGAATATCGTCGGGGTGCACCGCAATATGATCTGCGGGTAATCGGAGATACAGAAGAAACAGGAACCAAAACAACTTTCCATCCGGATCCGGAGATTTTTACGGAAACTACCGTTTATGATTACAATACATTGTTGACCCGTATTCGTGAGCTTGCTTTCTTGAACAAAGGAATTAACATGAGCCTAACCGATGAACGCACAGGAGCTTCTGATGTGTTCCATTACGAAGGCGGTATAAAAGAATATGTGAAGTACTTGAATCAGAATAGAGAAGCACTTCATGAACAGCCGATTTATGTTGAAGGTCAACGTGACATGATTCAAATCGAAGTTGCTTTGCAATATAACGATAGCTATACGGAGAATATTTTCTCCTTTGCGAACAATATTAATACGCATGAGGGCGGAACACATGAATCTGGATTCAAGAGTGCTTTGACTCGGATCATTAATGATTACGCTCGTAAGAATGGTCTGATCAAAGATAATGATTCCAATTTGACTGGTGATGATGTGCGTGAAGGATTAACAGCGATTATTTCGGTGAAAATTCCAGAACCACAATTTGAGGGTCAAACGAAAACGAAGCTGGGCAACAGTGAAGTTCGTGGTATTGTGGAATCACTATTTGCGGAGAAACTTCAGGAATTTATGGAAGAGAATCCAGCTGTATCACGGCGAATTTTGGACAAAGGTCTGCAAGCATCACGGGCACGAGAAGCTGCTCGTAAAGCACGTGAATTAACGCGACGTAAGAGTGCGCTAGAAGTAAGTGCTCTGCCAGGTAAACTGGCTGACTGTTCATCCAAGGATGCTTCGATCAGTGAATTATACATCGTCGAAGGTGACTCCGCAGGAGGGTCCGCTAAACAGGGACGTGATCGTCATTTCCAAGCGATTCTGCCTTTGCGTGGTAAGATCCTAAACGTAGAGAAAGCGCGCCTTGATCGTATCCTCGGCAACGCGGAGATTCGGGCTATTATTACGGCGCTTGGTACAGGGATTGGCGAAGAGTTTGATATTTCCAAGGCGCGGTATCACAAAGTTATTTTGATGACCGATGCCGATGTCGATGGAGCACATATTCGTACACTACTATTGACCTTCTTCTTCCGCTACATGCGTAAGATTATCGAAGCAGGTTATATTTATATCGCACAACCACCACTCTTCAAAGTGGAACGTAATAAAGTGATTCGTTATGCCGGTTCCGAGAAGGAACGTGATGAGATTATCGCTGAATTTGGAGAGAATGCGAAGTTTAACATCCAACGTTACAAAGGTTTGGGTGAGATGAATGCTTCTCAACTGTGGGAAACGACGATGGATCCAGAGAGCCGTACGATGCAACAGGTTTCGATCTCTGACGCAATGCTAGCGGATACCATCTTTGATACACTCATGGGCGATAATGTAGAACCACGTCGTGACTTCATCCATGAACATGCACAGTATGTTAAGAACTTGGATATCTAA
- a CDS encoding LacI family DNA-binding transcriptional regulator yields MKKLTIEDVAQRAGVSKSTVSQYLNKRYKYMSEATKQKIAQVIEELNYQPNGLAKGLKQNRSYMVGIIVANIDYSLSIQCIRAIENELQNSGIQVIICNADENPDKESKYIEMLAARQVDGLIVFPTGTNTSAYNRLIDNNYPLVFLDRLVDGIMTQSLLLDNEMAAKMAIQELVQHHHERIAWLSLPIGVNGITPRKERLSGYKRAMEEYQLPINEQYICSATRDEIASVLKNLLELPKPPTAILASNDIVLAEILKFANHSSLRIPEDLSVIGIDDAEFAHIYNPVITTITQPAYEMGMQAAKIILSCIEESGESVPITYRFPPTLRQGKSVKDNK; encoded by the coding sequence ATGAAAAAGTTAACCATTGAAGATGTGGCACAAAGAGCAGGGGTATCTAAAAGTACTGTCTCGCAATATTTGAATAAAAGATATAAATATATGAGTGAAGCAACGAAACAGAAGATCGCCCAAGTGATTGAGGAGCTGAATTATCAGCCTAATGGGCTAGCTAAAGGGTTAAAGCAAAATCGTTCCTATATGGTGGGCATCATTGTAGCCAATATTGATTATTCTCTATCAATTCAGTGTATTAGAGCGATCGAGAATGAGCTGCAGAACTCGGGAATTCAGGTCATTATCTGTAATGCTGATGAGAATCCGGACAAAGAGAGTAAATATATTGAGATGTTGGCTGCTCGCCAGGTGGACGGTTTGATTGTATTTCCAACGGGAACCAATACTTCAGCATATAACAGATTGATTGATAATAATTATCCGCTTGTATTTCTGGATCGGCTTGTTGATGGTATTATGACGCAAAGCCTACTCCTGGATAATGAAATGGCGGCTAAGATGGCTATTCAAGAACTGGTACAACATCACCATGAACGAATTGCCTGGTTATCACTGCCTATTGGAGTTAACGGTATTACACCGCGTAAGGAAAGACTCAGTGGATATAAGAGGGCGATGGAGGAATATCAGCTTCCCATTAACGAGCAGTATATATGCAGCGCTACTAGAGATGAAATTGCATCGGTTTTGAAAAATTTGCTGGAGCTACCTAAACCACCAACTGCGATATTAGCTAGCAACGATATCGTTCTGGCGGAAATATTAAAATTCGCGAATCATTCATCTCTTCGTATTCCAGAGGACTTATCCGTGATCGGGATTGATGATGCTGAATTTGCCCATATCTACAATCCAGTCATTACGACGATTACTCAACCTGCCTATGAAATGGGAATGCAGGCTGCTAAAATCATTCTTTCCTGTATTGAAGAGAGTGGAGAATCAGTTCCCATAACGTATCGTTTTCCGCCTACTTTAAGACAAGGCAAGTCTGTTAAGGATAATAAATGA
- a CDS encoding sugar kinase, protein MDTKKLDVVTFGEPMTMFYANEEGPLHEVRSFSKALAGAESNVATGLSRLGHTTGLVTKLGKDNFGEFIESSLKYEGIDTGSIFYSQEHSTGMLIKSKVTTGDPQVEYFRKNSAASTLSLADFNGSYFESANHMHVTSISSALSSDCHEFALYAMDYMHRCGKTVSFDPNLRPALWPDTQTMIQTINHLATLSDWFLPGINEGKILTGYTTPEEIASFYLERGPSLVVIKLGPEGAYYKSAEQEGYVTGFKVDKVIDTVGAGDGFAVGVISALLENLALDQAVRRGNAIGALAVMSPGDMDGLPTREILEKFMNQAAK, encoded by the coding sequence GTGGACACCAAGAAACTGGATGTAGTTACTTTTGGCGAACCAATGACTATGTTTTATGCAAATGAGGAGGGACCTTTGCACGAAGTGCGATCCTTCTCCAAAGCCTTGGCGGGCGCAGAATCAAATGTAGCTACCGGATTATCACGTTTGGGACACACCACCGGGCTCGTTACAAAACTAGGTAAAGATAATTTTGGTGAATTCATCGAATCCTCGTTGAAATATGAAGGTATCGATACGGGGAGTATTTTTTATTCTCAGGAACATTCAACGGGGATGCTAATCAAATCTAAAGTGACTACGGGTGATCCACAGGTTGAGTATTTCCGTAAAAATTCAGCGGCCTCCACATTAAGTCTTGCTGACTTTAATGGATCTTATTTTGAATCTGCAAATCATATGCATGTAACGAGTATTTCATCTGCATTATCAAGCGATTGCCATGAATTTGCTCTTTATGCTATGGATTACATGCATCGCTGTGGAAAAACGGTATCTTTTGATCCCAATCTACGTCCTGCCCTTTGGCCTGATACCCAAACTATGATTCAGACGATCAATCATTTAGCTACTCTATCTGATTGGTTCCTCCCAGGGATTAACGAGGGAAAAATTCTTACGGGGTACACAACACCAGAGGAAATCGCCTCCTTCTATTTGGAGCGTGGCCCTTCACTTGTCGTTATTAAATTAGGACCTGAGGGTGCGTATTATAAATCAGCAGAACAGGAAGGTTATGTGACTGGTTTCAAAGTCGATAAAGTCATTGATACCGTAGGTGCAGGGGATGGGTTTGCAGTAGGCGTAATTAGTGCACTTTTGGAGAATCTAGCTCTAGATCAAGCCGTCAGACGGGGTAATGCTATTGGAGCTCTAGCTGTTATGTCTCCTGGAGATATGGATGGATTACCTACTCGTGAAATACTTGAAAAATTCATGAATCAAGCAGCTAAATAA